A genomic segment from Perca flavescens isolate YP-PL-M2 chromosome 13, PFLA_1.0, whole genome shotgun sequence encodes:
- the camlg gene encoding guided entry of tail-anchored proteins factor CAMLG yields the protein MEAGDVSAGEKAACLSAAQRRAEIRRRKLLMNSEDRMNRIVGYTKNESEINAGTLLRPTEPRFHLDLDRTEPWSSASSSPRPSPFLPETSGLVSRSHGATPERRGSPLPDSGELPGGFLEDNVGGIQQRPRGERASGDLSGSPRPGLQKYLSRFDDAMKLRGQLANEKPAQDGGGSDSEEFDPFRIFRLIGSILLAVFVRVFVCTFLSIFAPFLTLELAYMGLSKYFPKVEKKAQTTVLTAALLLSGIPAEVINRSMDTYRRMSDVFADLCVYFFTFILSHEFLLLIGSETP from the exons atggAGGCCGGGGACGTCAGCGCGGGGGAGAAGGCAGCGTGTCTGTCGGCGGCGCAGAGGAGGGCAGAGATCCGGAGGAGAAAGCTGCTCATGAATTCAGAGGACAGAATGAACAGAATCGTGGGCTACACTAAAAACGAGTCTGAAATCAACG CTGGAACGCTCCTGCGTCCCACAGAACCCCGCTTCCACCTCGACCTAGACAGGACAGAGCCGTGGTCATCAGCCTCATCTTCCCCGAGACCGTCTCCCTTCCTGCCAGAGACTTCGGGGCTCGTCAGCCGCTCCCACGGTGCCACCCCAGAGAGGAGGGGCTCACCCCTGCCCGACTCCGGTGAGCTACCGGGAGGCTTTCTGGAAGACAACGTTGGAGGCATCCAACAGAGGCCGAGGGGGGAGCGGGCATCAGGCGACCTCAGCGGCTCCCCTCGTCCAGGCCTCCAGAAGTACCTGTCCCGTTTTGACGATGCCATGAAGCTGCGGGGTCAGCTGGCCAATGAGAAGCCGGCCCAGgatggaggagggtctgactcAGAGGAGTTTGATCCCTTTAGAATCTTCCGCCTCATCGGCAGCATCCTCCTCGCTGTTTTTGTCAGGGTTTTTGTCTGCACGTTTCTG TCAATATTTGCTCCATTTCTGACCCTCGAACTGGCCTACATGGGGTTGTCCAAATACTTTCCAAAG GTAGAGAAGAAGGCCCAGACCACTGTGCTGACCGCTGCCCTGTTGCTGTCCGGCATCCCCGCTGAGGTCATCAACCGCTCCATGGACACCTACAGGAGGATGAGTGACGTCTTCGCCGACCTATGCGTTTACTTCTTCACTTTCATCCTCTCGCACGAGTTCCTGCTGCTCATTGGCTCAGAGACTCCCTGA
- the ddx46 gene encoding putative ATP-dependent RNA helicase DDX46 isoform X2, which yields MGRESRHYRKRSASRGRSGSRSKSRSPDKRSKKDDRDRNRRERSRSRDRRRSRSRDRKRVRRSRSRERRRSRSRDRRRSGSRSRARRSRSGSPSKSRRPEESRSNEKDNIDPLSDKKKIKEEKEDEKVEDQDFDQNKLEEEMRKRKERVEKWREEQRKKAIENIGELKRELEEMKQGKKWSLEDDEDDDEDVSAPMEGDDDEDGEEKEEMKEKEITEEKKEEKEEETPMVQQAEEDDVDPLDAYMEEVKQEVKKFNMGAMKGNDKKGAMTLTKVVTVVKTKKGPNTHKKKGELMENDQDAMEYSSEEEEVDLQTALTGFQTKQRKVLEPVDHGKIQYEPYRKNFYVEVPELARMSPEEVNVYRLELEGIAVKGKGCPKPIKTWVQCGVSMKILGAMRKHGYEKPTPIQAQAIPAIMSGRDLIGIAKTGSGKTIAFLMPMFRHIMDQRPLEESEGPISIIMTPTRELALQITKECKKFSKQLGLRVVCVYGGTGISEQIAELKRGAEIIVCTPGRMIDMLGANSGRVTNLRRVTYVVLDEADRMFDMGFEPQVMRIVDNVRPDRQTVMFSATFPRAMEALARRILAKPIEVQVGGRSVVCSDVEQHVLVIEEDKKFLKLLEILGHYQEKGSVIIFVDKQEHADTLLKDLMKASYPCMSLHGGIDQYDRDSIINDFKNGACRLMVATSVAARGLDVKQLILVVNYNCPNHYEDYVHRAGRTGRAGNKGFAYTFITEDQVRYAGDIIKALELSGSPVPSELERLWASFKDQQKAEGKTIKSSSGFSGKGFKFDETEHALANERKKLQKAALGLQDSDDEDGALDIEEQIESMFNSKKRVKDLSAPGSATGAAGSGAATSATTGGLPGLGPPSAGNIQKLEMAKRLALKINAQKNLGAEAQDVMQQATNAILRGGTIMTPSVSAKTIAEQLAEKINAKLNYTPVEKLEEEQRAAEQAETIKRYEEELEINDFPQTARWKVTSKEALQRIGEYSEAAITIRGTYFPPGKEPKEGERKIYLAIESANELAVQKAKTEITRLIKEELIRLQNSYQPTSKGRYKVL from the exons ATGGGACGTGAGTCGAG ACACTACAGGAAGCGTTCTGCGTCTCGGGGACGGTCAGGTAGCCGATCAAAGAGTCGCTCCCCGGACAAACGCTCCAAGAAAGATGACCGAGACCGAAACAGGAGGGAACGGTCACGGAGCCGGGACCGCCGCAGGTCCCGGTCCAGGGACAGAAAACGAGTCAG GCGATCCCggagcagagagaggaggaggtccAGAAGCCGAGACAGGAGGAGGTCTGGCAGCAGGAGCCGAGCCCGCAGGTCCCGATCTGGTAGCCCCAGCAAGAGCAGGAGACCAGAAGA GTCCAGGAGCAATGAGAAAGACAACATTGATCCTTTATCTGACAAGAAAAAGAttaaagaggagaaagaggatgaGAAGGTTGAGGAT CAAGACTTTGACCAAAACaagctggaggaggagatgaggaagaggaaggagcGAGTGGAGAAGTGGAGGGAAGAGCAGAGGAAGAAGGCCAttgaaaacattggagaactcAAGAGAGAACTGGAGGAGATGAAGCAGGGCAAGAAGTGGAGCCTGGAGGATGACGAGG ATGATGACGAAGATGTTTCAGCTCCAATGGAGGGAGACGATGACGAAGATggggaagagaaggaggagatgaaagagaaggagataactgaggagaagaaagaggagaaggaggaggagactcCCATGGTGCAGCAGGCGGAGGAGGATGACGTGGATCCTCTGGACGCCTACATGGAGGAGGTGAAACAGGAGGTGAAGAAGTTCAACATGGGAGCCATGAAAGGAAATGATAAG AAAGGAGCAATGACATTAACCAAAGTGGTGACCGTTGTTAAAACCAAGAAAGGACCCAACACTCACAAAAAGAAGGGCGAGCTGATGGAGAATGACCAGGATGCTATGGAA TACTcctcagaggaggaggaggtggatcTGCAGACGGCTCTGACTGGCTTCCAGACCAAACAAAGGAAGGTCCTAGAGCCCGTTGACCACGGAAAGATCCAATACGAGCCGTACCGCAAAAACTTCTATGTGGAGGTCCCTGAGCTCGCCAGGATGAGTCCAGAAG AAGTGAACGTGTACAGGCTGGAACTGGAAGGCATTGCCGTTAAAGGGAAGGGCTGTCCCAAACCCATCAAGACCTGGGTGCAGTGCGGTGTGTCTATGAAGATCCTCGGTGCTATGAGAAA GCACGGCTACGAGAAGCCCACCCCTATCCAGGCCCAGGCCATCCCTGCCATCATGTCAGGCCGAGACCTGATTGGCATCGCCAAGACCGGCAGCGGGAAAACCATAGCCTTCCTGATGCCCATGTTCCGACACATCATGGACCAGAGGCCCCTGGAGGAGTCTGAGGGCCCAATCT CTATAATCATGACCCCAACCAGAGAATTGGCTCTGCAGATCACAAAGGAATGTAAGAAGTTCTCTAAACAGCTGGGACTCAGGGTGGTGTGTGTTTATGGAGGCACTGGCATCAGCgaacag ATTGCTGAGCTGAAGAGAGGAGCTGAGATCATCGTGTGCACACCTGGAAGAATGATTGACATGTTGGGGGCCAACAGCG GTCGTGTCACAAACCTGCGCAGAGTAACATATGTGGTGTTGGATGAAGCAGACAGGATGTTTGACATGGGCTTTGAGCCACAG GTGATGCGTATTGTGGACAACGTGCGTCCAGACCGCCAGACGGTCATGTTTTCGGCTACCTTCCCCAGAGCCATGGAGGCCTTGGCTCGTAGGATCCTGGCCAAGCCCATCGAGGTCCAGGTGGGAGGCCGCAGCGTCGTCTGCTCTGATGTGGAACAACACGTG CTAGTGATTGAGGAGGACAAGAAGTTCCTGAAGTTGCTAGAGATTCTGGGTCACTACCAGGAGAAGGGCTCGGTCATCATCTTTGTGGACAAACAGGAGCATGCAGACACACTGCTAAAAGACCTGATGAAAGCCTCGTACCCCTGCATGTCACTGCATGGCG GAATTGACCAGTACGACAGAGACAGCATCATCAACGACTTTAAGAATGGAGCATGTCGTCTGATGGTGGCCACCTCTGTGGCAGCCAGAGGCCTGGACGTCAAGCAGCTGATCCTGGTGGTCAACTACAACTGTCCCAACCACTACGAGGACTACGTCCACAGGGCCGGGCGCACAGGCAGAGCAGGCAACAAG GGCTTTGCCTACACCTTCATCACAGAGGATCAGGTTCGCTATGCTGGGGATATCATCAAAGCTTTGGAGCTCTCCGGCTCTCCTGTCCCGTCTGAACTAGAGCGGCTTTGGGCCTCCTTCAAAGACCAACAGAAAGCG GAGGGTAAGACCATCAAGAGCAGCAGCGGCTTCTCTGGAAAAGGCTTTAAGTTTGATGAAACGGAACACGCGTTGGCGAATGAGAGAAAGAAGTTGCAGAAAGCTGCTCTTGGACTGCAGGACTCGGATGATGAGGACGGAGCCCTGGAT ATTGAGGAGCAAATTGAGAGCATGTTCAACTCCAAGAAGAGGGTGAAGGATCTGTCTGCTCCCGGCTCGGCCACCGGTGCTGCAGGATCAGGTGCCGCCACATCAGCTACCACAGGAGGGCTGCCAGGCCTCGGGCCTCCATCTGCTGGAAACATCCAGAAACTGGAGATGGCCAAGAGGCTGGCGCTCAAGATCAACGCTCAGAAGAACCTGGGCGCCGAGGCTCAG GACGTGATGCAGCAGGCCACCAACGCCATCCTGCGGGGCGGTACCATCATGACACCCTCTGTCTCAGCCAAGACCATCGCGGAGCAGCTGGCGGAGAAGATCAACGCCAAGCTGAACTACACCCCCGTGGAGAagctggaggaggagcagcGGGCGGCTGAACAGGCCGAGACCATCAAGAGATACGAAGAGGAGCTGGAGATCAACGACTTCCCTCAG ACGGCCCGGTGGAAGGTGACATCTAAAGAAGCTCTGCAGAGGATCGGTGAATACTCTGAAGCCGCCATCACCATCAGAGGAACCTATTTCCCTCCAGGCAAAGAGCCCAAGGAGGGAGAACGCAAGATCTACCTGGCTATTGAAA
- the ddx46 gene encoding putative ATP-dependent RNA helicase DDX46 isoform X1, protein MGRESRYVRNIRHYRKRSASRGRSGSRSKSRSPDKRSKKDDRDRNRRERSRSRDRRRSRSRDRKRVRRSRSRERRRSRSRDRRRSGSRSRARRSRSGSPSKSRRPEESRSNEKDNIDPLSDKKKIKEEKEDEKVEDQDFDQNKLEEEMRKRKERVEKWREEQRKKAIENIGELKRELEEMKQGKKWSLEDDEDDDEDVSAPMEGDDDEDGEEKEEMKEKEITEEKKEEKEEETPMVQQAEEDDVDPLDAYMEEVKQEVKKFNMGAMKGNDKKGAMTLTKVVTVVKTKKGPNTHKKKGELMENDQDAMEYSSEEEEVDLQTALTGFQTKQRKVLEPVDHGKIQYEPYRKNFYVEVPELARMSPEEVNVYRLELEGIAVKGKGCPKPIKTWVQCGVSMKILGAMRKHGYEKPTPIQAQAIPAIMSGRDLIGIAKTGSGKTIAFLMPMFRHIMDQRPLEESEGPISIIMTPTRELALQITKECKKFSKQLGLRVVCVYGGTGISEQIAELKRGAEIIVCTPGRMIDMLGANSGRVTNLRRVTYVVLDEADRMFDMGFEPQVMRIVDNVRPDRQTVMFSATFPRAMEALARRILAKPIEVQVGGRSVVCSDVEQHVLVIEEDKKFLKLLEILGHYQEKGSVIIFVDKQEHADTLLKDLMKASYPCMSLHGGIDQYDRDSIINDFKNGACRLMVATSVAARGLDVKQLILVVNYNCPNHYEDYVHRAGRTGRAGNKGFAYTFITEDQVRYAGDIIKALELSGSPVPSELERLWASFKDQQKAEGKTIKSSSGFSGKGFKFDETEHALANERKKLQKAALGLQDSDDEDGALDIEEQIESMFNSKKRVKDLSAPGSATGAAGSGAATSATTGGLPGLGPPSAGNIQKLEMAKRLALKINAQKNLGAEAQDVMQQATNAILRGGTIMTPSVSAKTIAEQLAEKINAKLNYTPVEKLEEEQRAAEQAETIKRYEEELEINDFPQTARWKVTSKEALQRIGEYSEAAITIRGTYFPPGKEPKEGERKIYLAIESANELAVQKAKTEITRLIKEELIRLQNSYQPTSKGRYKVL, encoded by the exons ATGGGACGTGAGTCGAGGTATGTCCGAAATATCAG ACACTACAGGAAGCGTTCTGCGTCTCGGGGACGGTCAGGTAGCCGATCAAAGAGTCGCTCCCCGGACAAACGCTCCAAGAAAGATGACCGAGACCGAAACAGGAGGGAACGGTCACGGAGCCGGGACCGCCGCAGGTCCCGGTCCAGGGACAGAAAACGAGTCAG GCGATCCCggagcagagagaggaggaggtccAGAAGCCGAGACAGGAGGAGGTCTGGCAGCAGGAGCCGAGCCCGCAGGTCCCGATCTGGTAGCCCCAGCAAGAGCAGGAGACCAGAAGA GTCCAGGAGCAATGAGAAAGACAACATTGATCCTTTATCTGACAAGAAAAAGAttaaagaggagaaagaggatgaGAAGGTTGAGGAT CAAGACTTTGACCAAAACaagctggaggaggagatgaggaagaggaaggagcGAGTGGAGAAGTGGAGGGAAGAGCAGAGGAAGAAGGCCAttgaaaacattggagaactcAAGAGAGAACTGGAGGAGATGAAGCAGGGCAAGAAGTGGAGCCTGGAGGATGACGAGG ATGATGACGAAGATGTTTCAGCTCCAATGGAGGGAGACGATGACGAAGATggggaagagaaggaggagatgaaagagaaggagataactgaggagaagaaagaggagaaggaggaggagactcCCATGGTGCAGCAGGCGGAGGAGGATGACGTGGATCCTCTGGACGCCTACATGGAGGAGGTGAAACAGGAGGTGAAGAAGTTCAACATGGGAGCCATGAAAGGAAATGATAAG AAAGGAGCAATGACATTAACCAAAGTGGTGACCGTTGTTAAAACCAAGAAAGGACCCAACACTCACAAAAAGAAGGGCGAGCTGATGGAGAATGACCAGGATGCTATGGAA TACTcctcagaggaggaggaggtggatcTGCAGACGGCTCTGACTGGCTTCCAGACCAAACAAAGGAAGGTCCTAGAGCCCGTTGACCACGGAAAGATCCAATACGAGCCGTACCGCAAAAACTTCTATGTGGAGGTCCCTGAGCTCGCCAGGATGAGTCCAGAAG AAGTGAACGTGTACAGGCTGGAACTGGAAGGCATTGCCGTTAAAGGGAAGGGCTGTCCCAAACCCATCAAGACCTGGGTGCAGTGCGGTGTGTCTATGAAGATCCTCGGTGCTATGAGAAA GCACGGCTACGAGAAGCCCACCCCTATCCAGGCCCAGGCCATCCCTGCCATCATGTCAGGCCGAGACCTGATTGGCATCGCCAAGACCGGCAGCGGGAAAACCATAGCCTTCCTGATGCCCATGTTCCGACACATCATGGACCAGAGGCCCCTGGAGGAGTCTGAGGGCCCAATCT CTATAATCATGACCCCAACCAGAGAATTGGCTCTGCAGATCACAAAGGAATGTAAGAAGTTCTCTAAACAGCTGGGACTCAGGGTGGTGTGTGTTTATGGAGGCACTGGCATCAGCgaacag ATTGCTGAGCTGAAGAGAGGAGCTGAGATCATCGTGTGCACACCTGGAAGAATGATTGACATGTTGGGGGCCAACAGCG GTCGTGTCACAAACCTGCGCAGAGTAACATATGTGGTGTTGGATGAAGCAGACAGGATGTTTGACATGGGCTTTGAGCCACAG GTGATGCGTATTGTGGACAACGTGCGTCCAGACCGCCAGACGGTCATGTTTTCGGCTACCTTCCCCAGAGCCATGGAGGCCTTGGCTCGTAGGATCCTGGCCAAGCCCATCGAGGTCCAGGTGGGAGGCCGCAGCGTCGTCTGCTCTGATGTGGAACAACACGTG CTAGTGATTGAGGAGGACAAGAAGTTCCTGAAGTTGCTAGAGATTCTGGGTCACTACCAGGAGAAGGGCTCGGTCATCATCTTTGTGGACAAACAGGAGCATGCAGACACACTGCTAAAAGACCTGATGAAAGCCTCGTACCCCTGCATGTCACTGCATGGCG GAATTGACCAGTACGACAGAGACAGCATCATCAACGACTTTAAGAATGGAGCATGTCGTCTGATGGTGGCCACCTCTGTGGCAGCCAGAGGCCTGGACGTCAAGCAGCTGATCCTGGTGGTCAACTACAACTGTCCCAACCACTACGAGGACTACGTCCACAGGGCCGGGCGCACAGGCAGAGCAGGCAACAAG GGCTTTGCCTACACCTTCATCACAGAGGATCAGGTTCGCTATGCTGGGGATATCATCAAAGCTTTGGAGCTCTCCGGCTCTCCTGTCCCGTCTGAACTAGAGCGGCTTTGGGCCTCCTTCAAAGACCAACAGAAAGCG GAGGGTAAGACCATCAAGAGCAGCAGCGGCTTCTCTGGAAAAGGCTTTAAGTTTGATGAAACGGAACACGCGTTGGCGAATGAGAGAAAGAAGTTGCAGAAAGCTGCTCTTGGACTGCAGGACTCGGATGATGAGGACGGAGCCCTGGAT ATTGAGGAGCAAATTGAGAGCATGTTCAACTCCAAGAAGAGGGTGAAGGATCTGTCTGCTCCCGGCTCGGCCACCGGTGCTGCAGGATCAGGTGCCGCCACATCAGCTACCACAGGAGGGCTGCCAGGCCTCGGGCCTCCATCTGCTGGAAACATCCAGAAACTGGAGATGGCCAAGAGGCTGGCGCTCAAGATCAACGCTCAGAAGAACCTGGGCGCCGAGGCTCAG GACGTGATGCAGCAGGCCACCAACGCCATCCTGCGGGGCGGTACCATCATGACACCCTCTGTCTCAGCCAAGACCATCGCGGAGCAGCTGGCGGAGAAGATCAACGCCAAGCTGAACTACACCCCCGTGGAGAagctggaggaggagcagcGGGCGGCTGAACAGGCCGAGACCATCAAGAGATACGAAGAGGAGCTGGAGATCAACGACTTCCCTCAG ACGGCCCGGTGGAAGGTGACATCTAAAGAAGCTCTGCAGAGGATCGGTGAATACTCTGAAGCCGCCATCACCATCAGAGGAACCTATTTCCCTCCAGGCAAAGAGCCCAAGGAGGGAGAACGCAAGATCTACCTGGCTATTGAAA